ATAAAGTTGAcaggagataaaaaaatttggataAGTGACATACCAAACAAACGTAAATGTGTTTGCGTGTACAGTGGACAGAAGGTTTCCATTACCTTTCCAGTTGCGAAATGCTTTTTGATGAATTGGTGCACCAAAAActgtttgaattgtatcaaaCAACAAACTTTCGGGGGTACTCCTCAATTCCTGTACTATTTGATAAATAGTCTTCCCATtctcaaaataaatatgattgtttggatgttttgtTTTGCAGCCAGCATGTCTCTCAAACTCGTAAGCATTCAGAACCTGATAATGTAAACTATCAATCAGTCAATGAGTAACCTATCACAGATTTTAAGAAACAGAAAAACCTAAATTAAGGTTTGGTCAGGGTGTACACCAGTGGATTACCTTTGTATAGTTGCATGATTGGCACCCACAAAGATAGCCAGAGCCTTTTATAATTCCACGAAGTTCCTTCATCCATGCAGGAATATGAGTATAGCTTATTAAACAACGTTTCAAACAAAAGTAACAGACAACAAAGACCAAAATTTACCTCTCGTGACACTGAGATATACTTTACAGGAACTCCATCAAGAATACCAGTAGATATCAAGCTTCTGACATTAGAAGGGAAGCTGTTTGGAGCTTCATTCTTTGCTGTTTTGAGCTCTTGTTTATTCTTGGATACAGTTTCAGACTTAACTTTTGCTACCTGAAGTGTACTTGCAACTGCATCAGAACTTGACACATCCAACTCTTTCTCGTGGGCTGTTGTTGACCCATGAACTGAAGATTGATTATATAATTGATCATACTCTGCAGCAGGCCTACCCACAGAGATAATATCCCTTTCATCTGGGaacccaccaaaagaaattatatttgtgTCCTCTTTATTATAGGACTCACTAATTGATACAATTGAGTCATCACCTTTGACAAAGGGGGCACTAAATGATCTGACATGTGCATCCCCTTTGCTGTAGGTAAGTCCCATTAAAGAAGCATCACCATCCCTGTCAAAGGCTTGCCCTATTGATGCAGACCTTGTCTCAACTTCCCTGTTATAGGCCTGATGTAGATTACCATTATTTGGCCTACCAAAATTATGTCCCTCCAGAGCCTGTATATCATCTTCCTTTACCTGATTTACTTTGACTTTTTTTATTCCACCAAAATTTACACATGCTTCAGAATCTTCAATAGAATGAGATATAGACAAACCAAAAGATGCATCATCTCCATATTGATTGGTGATCATCTTTGATCTCACATTAGAATCATCAGCCAAAACATATGAAGTATTCTTCTCAGTGAAATTGACAGGCCTGGTTTCAGACCCAAATAATCGGCCAATAAATTGGTTTGGGACCGAATGAAAATTGGGATTGTTCTCCCAGGGAGGaatatttacatttgaaaatccAGGACTAGATTTTTCATCTGCATCTTCTACAGCTTGTTTCTTGTTTGGAAAAAAATCTACTTCAGCAGCGTCAACAAACCATTGATGAGGTCGTTTTGGTTCAACTTTGGTAGGATTATCAAATATTGTCTCTCTGTCATTAATTTGTCCAGAACCCTTTACCATCCAAAATCCCTTGTTTTGCAAAGACTGcagaaaaaagtaaataaaaacttCAACTATGGTTCACATATAACTGTACATCTTTAAAagaattctctttttttatttcactcACTCAAAATGATACAGGATAGAGGAGGATAGTCACATTCTAATATTCTATATAAACAAGAGGGGaggtattaattatatttaatcaatttagTGATTTTCAATGTGATTGTTTTTTATAgaagccgaccccacctagtgggataaggcgttgttgttgttgttgttgtattgtttTTTATAGAGCTTCATTTGTTCACCCGAGTGTGGATGAACTGCTATTTTGCATGATGGTTCATGCTGGAGAACAAGATGAAAATTCAATGATGTCTGCCAAAGGAAATAGGCTTACGGAAGGCATAGAAGGttaaaattttttgaaaagataaaCCATGGATGCACCTAAAGATTGATTATGTTGAGATCCCACATTGACTATAGATATGGCTAAAGTAGAGCTTACAAAGGCTTGGACAATTCTCATCTCATGAGCTAACTTTTGGAATTGAGTTAAGTCCAACTCAAATTCAAGAGATTGTGTTACACAACCAGGTATATTGCAATTTGCTGGACATCTCATGGACTGACACCAAGTCTATAATaaagcaaataaaaagaaaacctaCTATGATTTATCCTACAAGTTTGAGCTTCCTAACTAATTAAGAAATTCATGCTTTCCAACTAGCTCATTTAGAAGAAGCTTTTGGCATAAGAACGTTTGTCATAGGCTATTTTCCTATAAGTCCTTATGCAAGTTAGTTGCCAATATGGCCCTAATATACCAGTGCCAGTGGTTCATCATTTATGTTTACATCTACTTACATGAAGGCTGTCATATACTTCACAATATGAATTTGACTTTCCTAACGTGAGGGTCCACTTTAAAAGAAAAGGTGAAGGATCTCAACTAttgatgagaaaatcaagggATTT
Above is a window of Glycine soja cultivar W05 chromosome 12, ASM419377v2, whole genome shotgun sequence DNA encoding:
- the LOC114380533 gene encoding uncharacterized protein LOC114380533 isoform X1, with the protein product MSLQNKGFWMVKGSGQINDRETIFDNPTKVEPKRPHQWFVDAAEVDFFPNKKQAVEDADEKSSPGFSNVNIPPWENNPNFHSVPNQFIGRLFGSETRPVNFTEKNTSYVLADDSNVRSKMITNQYGDDASFGLSISHSIEDSEACVNFGGIKKVKVNQVKEDDIQALEGHNFGRPNNGNLHQAYNREVETRSASIGQAFDRDGDASLMGLTYSKGDAHVRSFSAPFVKGDDSIVSISESYNKEDTNIISFGGFPDERDIISVGRPAAEYDQLYNQSSVHGSTTAHEKELDVSSSDAVASTLQVAKVKSETVSKNKQELKTAKNEAPNSFPSNVRSLISTGILDGVPVKYISVSREELRGIIKGSGYLCGCQSCNYTKVLNAYEFERHAGCKTKHPNNHIYFENGKTIYQIVQELRSTPESLLFDTIQTVFGAPIHQKAFRNWKESFQAATRELQRIYGKEELNL
- the LOC114380533 gene encoding uncharacterized protein LOC114380533 isoform X2, which codes for MVKGSGQINDRETIFDNPTKVEPKRPHQWFVDAAEVDFFPNKKQAVEDADEKSSPGFSNVNIPPWENNPNFHSVPNQFIGRLFGSETRPVNFTEKNTSYVLADDSNVRSKMITNQYGDDASFGLSISHSIEDSEACVNFGGIKKVKVNQVKEDDIQALEGHNFGRPNNGNLHQAYNREVETRSASIGQAFDRDGDASLMGLTYSKGDAHVRSFSAPFVKGDDSIVSISESYNKEDTNIISFGGFPDERDIISVGRPAAEYDQLYNQSSVHGSTTAHEKELDVSSSDAVASTLQVAKVKSETVSKNKQELKTAKNEAPNSFPSNVRSLISTGILDGVPVKYISVSREELRGIIKGSGYLCGCQSCNYTKVLNAYEFERHAGCKTKHPNNHIYFENGKTIYQIVQELRSTPESLLFDTIQTVFGAPIHQKAFRNWKESFQAATRELQRIYGKEELNL